The sequence GCACAACTACCCGTTCGACTGGCGCAAGGGCACGCCCCTGATGAGCTACCCGGTGGAGAGCTGGTTCATCAAGACGACGGCGCTGAAAGACCGGATGGTGGAACTCAACGAAACCATCAACTGGCAGCCCGACGGCATTGGCACCGGCCGCTTTGGCGAATGGCTCGAAAACAACGTCGACTGGGCCCTCAGCCGCCGCCGCTACTGGGGCACCCCGCTGCCCATCTGGGTCAACGACGAAGACCCCGACGACCACTTCATCGTGGGTTCCATCGAGGAGCTGCGCGAGCGGTTTGGCGATCAGGTGCCCGACGACGATGATGCCATCGACCTGCACCGCCCGTACGTTGACGAGTGGACGGCGCCCGCGCCCAAGGGCGGCACCTACCGCCGCGTGCCCGACCTCATCGACGTGTGGTTCGACTCCGGCGCCATGCCCTTTGCGCAATGGCACTACCCGTTTGAGAACGAAGAGGCATTCGCGCGCAACTTCCCGGCGAACTTCATCGCCGAGGGGGTCGACCAAACGCGCGGCTGGTTTTACACGCTGCACGCCATCGCGGCCCTCGTGATGGACGACGTAGCGTACGAGAACGTGGTGGTAAATGGCCTGGTGCTCGACGCCGACGGCGCCAAGATGTCGAAGTCGAAGGGCAACACGCTGGAGCCGTTTGAGGTCATCGAGGAGTACGGCGCAGATGTGGTGCGCTGGTACATGATGAGCAACACGCCGCCGTGGGAAAACATCAAGTTTAGCCTGCGCGGGCTGCGCGACCTGCGCCGGAAGTTTTTTGGCACGCTGGAGAACGTGTACAGCTTCTTTGCCACCTACGCCAACATTGATGGCTTCGACCCGCAGGCCGAGGCCCCGTCGCTAGACGCGCGCCCCGAGCTCGACCGCTGGATCATCAGCCGGCTGCACACCACCATTGCCACGGTGGAAGACGCGATGGACGCGTACGACCCCACCGACGCCGCCCGCGCGGTGGAGGCGTTCGTCGAGGAGCTCTCCAACTGGTACCTGCGCCGCTCGCGCCGCCGCTTTTGGGCCGCAAAGAAAAACGGCACCGACGCCGCCACGCACAAAGCCGCCGCGTACCATACCGTGTACGAGTGCCTGCGCGCCACCGCGCACCTGATGGCGCCCATCGCGCCGTTCTTTGGGGAGTGGCTGTACCGGGCGCTCACCGACGCCGACGCGTCGGCCGCCGACAGCGTGCACCTGGCGTACTTCCCCGAAGCCGATGCCGCCGCGCGCGATGCAGACCTGGAGCACCGCATGGGCCTGGCCCGCGAGATCTCGTCGATGGCGCTGTCGCTCCGCAACGAGGAAGAAATCAACGTGCGGCAGCCGCTGGGCCGCCTGCTGGTGGTGACGGGCACCGGGGTGGCGCAGGCCGACGTGGCGCACGTCGAGGCGATCATCAAAGACGAGGTGAACGTCAAGTCCATCGAATATGTCGACGCCTCCGAGAGCACGGTCGTGCAGCGGTCGGCCAAGCCGAACTTTAGCCGCCTCGGGCCGCGCCTGGGGTCGCTCATGAAGCCCGTGAACCAGCGCATCCGGCAGCTCACCGACGACGAAATCACCGATGTCATCGAAACCGGTGGCCTCGTGCTCACCATCGACGGCGAAGAGGTGAAGCTGAGCCGCGAGGACCTGGAGATCACGAGCGAAGCCATTGAGGGATGGCTCGTGGAGCAGCGCGGCGGCCTGACCGTGGCGCTCGACCCGACCATCACCGACGCGTTGCGCACCGAGGGCCTGGCCCGCGAAAGCGTAAAGCGCATCCAGAACCTCCGCAAAGAAGCGGGCTTCGAGGTGACCGACCGCATTGAGGTGGCCTACACCGGCAGCGACGCCATGCAAGACGCCATTGCGGCGTACGACGCCTACATCCGGAACGAGACATTGGCCCTGGAGTTGGCTTCGTCCAATCAGCCGACGGGCGACGCGGTGGCCTCGTTTGAGATTGGCGACGAGCAGCTCACGATCGCCGTGCGCCGCGTGACGTCGTAACCCCGCCCCTGCGCGATTATTTCCTAGCAGTATTCTTTGCATTATGGCCGATAAGCAGCCCGAACATCTCGAAAGTCAGAACGCCGCGGTTCCGCTGCACAGCGAATCGACCATTGAAGGCGTGGAAGGGGCATCGCCCCAGGACGAGATCGACAAGGAAACGCCGTTCTCGGACGAGGAGCTCGAACACTTCAAGGAGCTGATCCTGAAGCGCCGCAAAGCGGCCCGCGACGACATTGAGCGCATGCGCGACCAGGTGCAGGAAGCGAAGGAGCAGGCCAACGACAACTCGGCCTACAGCTTTCATATGGCCGATGCCGGCACCGACGCCATGGAGCGCGAAAAGCTGCACCTGATGATTGCCCGCCAGCAGAAGTACATCGGGTACCTCGACCGGGCCCTTGAGCGCATCAAGAACAACACCTACGGCATCTGCCGCGTGACGGGCAAGCCCATTGCAAAAGAGCGGCTCGAAGCGGTGCCCCACACCGAAATTTCCATTGAAGCAAAGAAAGAACAGAAGCGCCGCAAGAAGCAAAACGATAACGATAGCTAGACGCGGGCGCGTTGCTTCCGCGAGCCTCGGATTTACGTTGGTACCATGCGTATTTTTTGGATCTCTGCCCTTGTTGTGTGTGTCGATCAGCTGACAAAGGCAGCGGTTGTGCAGCTTATGGTGAAGTACGAGTCGATCCCCCTGCTGGGCAACTGGCTCAAATTCACCTACACCGAAAATCCGGGTATGGCTTTTGGGATACAGTTTGGCCCGCCGGGCACCATCACGGTGCTCGCGCTCATTGCAACGGCGCTGCTGGTGGCCTACTGCTGGCACGTGCGCAACGGATACACGCCGTACGTGGCCAGCCTGGCCTTTGTGATGGGCGGCGCCCTTGGCAACATGATTGACC comes from Salisaeta longa DSM 21114 and encodes:
- a CDS encoding TraR/DksA family transcriptional regulator, giving the protein MADKQPEHLESQNAAVPLHSESTIEGVEGASPQDEIDKETPFSDEELEHFKELILKRRKAARDDIERMRDQVQEAKEQANDNSAYSFHMADAGTDAMEREKLHLMIARQQKYIGYLDRALERIKNNTYGICRVTGKPIAKERLEAVPHTEISIEAKKEQKRRKKQNDNDS
- the ileS gene encoding isoleucine--tRNA ligase, producing the protein MAPFTTVKHFDLPALEEEILDWWSDHNIFERSVASRADAPAFTFYEGPPTANGQPGIHHVMARSIKDLFCRYKTMQGYQVARKAGWDTHGLPVEIEVEKELGLESRADVEDYGLEKYNAACRESVLRYKDRWDTLTERMAYWVDLDDPYVTFETDYMETVWWLLKQIYDQDLLYKGYKVQWYSPGSHTVLSSHEVSLGYEETQDPSVYIRFPVHGHDDTYFLAWTTTPWTLISNTALAVGETIDYVKIRHDDPHQGPEFLVLAEALVGDVIDEDYEIVERYTGADLVGHTYDPVFDYFTDRPAAEGTKAWHVVPADIVSTEDGTGIVHMAPAYGAEDDAVAKDIGLPLFNPVDLDGRFTDEAPLVSGEWFKDADKTITTDLKQRGLLYKHETYLHNYPFDWRKGTPLMSYPVESWFIKTTALKDRMVELNETINWQPDGIGTGRFGEWLENNVDWALSRRRYWGTPLPIWVNDEDPDDHFIVGSIEELRERFGDQVPDDDDAIDLHRPYVDEWTAPAPKGGTYRRVPDLIDVWFDSGAMPFAQWHYPFENEEAFARNFPANFIAEGVDQTRGWFYTLHAIAALVMDDVAYENVVVNGLVLDADGAKMSKSKGNTLEPFEVIEEYGADVVRWYMMSNTPPWENIKFSLRGLRDLRRKFFGTLENVYSFFATYANIDGFDPQAEAPSLDARPELDRWIISRLHTTIATVEDAMDAYDPTDAARAVEAFVEELSNWYLRRSRRRFWAAKKNGTDAATHKAAAYHTVYECLRATAHLMAPIAPFFGEWLYRALTDADASAADSVHLAYFPEADAAARDADLEHRMGLAREISSMALSLRNEEEINVRQPLGRLLVVTGTGVAQADVAHVEAIIKDEVNVKSIEYVDASESTVVQRSAKPNFSRLGPRLGSLMKPVNQRIRQLTDDEITDVIETGGLVLTIDGEEVKLSREDLEITSEAIEGWLVEQRGGLTVALDPTITDALRTEGLARESVKRIQNLRKEAGFEVTDRIEVAYTGSDAMQDAIAAYDAYIRNETLALELASSNQPTGDAVASFEIGDEQLTIAVRRVTS